In the Mytilus trossulus isolate FHL-02 chromosome 1, PNRI_Mtr1.1.1.hap1, whole genome shotgun sequence genome, one interval contains:
- the LOC134692576 gene encoding uncharacterized protein LOC134692576, whose product MAILTTRQYFCAKRSRHGSVKDGWNICMDGCYKPDNKTVIYVLSIVNDYENLQSIDLHYKINVIRHKPRMNGTDIYVYQKNKSNLGGQSIKLGTWSDAVKHGLNNQNILVIDVESLTESVVDHVMMSGVLNVIHQFSIRISYGDPVSGIDYLTALQQLRMIFEAGFRIYWSRPEWSCIIANNKERTSCVYLYMVC is encoded by the exons ATGGC AATACTTACAACAAGACAATATTTTTGTGCCAAACGAAGTCGCCATGGATCTGTAAAGGACGGGTGGAATATCTGTATGGATGGATGTTATAAACCAGACAACAAGACAGTTATATATGTACTGAG CATAGTGAATGATTACGAGAATTTGCAAAGTATAGATCTGCATTATAAGATTAATGTTATCAGACACAAACCAAG aATGAATGGAacagatatatatgtatatcaaaaGAATAAAAGTAACCTTGGAGGTCAGTCTATTAAACTTGGAACATGGAGCGATGCAGTGAAACACGGATTG AATAACCAGAACATACTCGTTATTGATGTTGAATCACTCACTGAAAGTGTTGTTGATCACGTTATGATGAGTGGAGTACTAAATGTAATACACCAGTTCTCTATCCGGATCAGTTACGGAGATCCAGTATCCGGAATTGACTATTTGACAGCACTCCAACAATTGAGAATGATATTTGAAGCAGGTTTTAGAATATACTGGTCGAGACCGGAATGGTCGTGTATTATTGCGAATAACAAGGAAAGAACAAGTTGTGTTTATCTATATATGGTATGTTGA